The following are from one region of the Luteolibacter yonseiensis genome:
- the rpmH gene encoding 50S ribosomal protein L34 produces MSKRTYQPSKRTRKSQFGFRARMATKAGRDILRRRRQKGRKRLVPKGVEIQYSRHTTQHN; encoded by the coding sequence ATGAGCAAACGCACCTATCAGCCATCCAAGCGCACTCGGAAATCCCAATTCGGCTTCCGGGCCCGCATGGCCACCAAAGCTGGCCGCGACATCCTTCGCCGCCGTCGCCAAAAAGGCCGCAAGCGCCTCGTTCCGAAGGGCGTTGAAATCCAATACAGCCGTCACACGACGCAGCACAACTGA
- a CDS encoding SdiA-regulated domain-containing protein, translated as MIKSRPLPVLLLILLPAAAGAETLVQYDSVNEDYQLRLQASDWADGINTPSLFQFSPSVTRLGGKTVLSSVGWDTTINPAKYMGFTLSAKPGYRLCVDVLRNFTTGGGRQTANAMSSFVWAYRIDDNNDGVFEKDWTFGKTYLPSDGEEFFKEGGTAMKNWYLPNNVSTKGTIQFGVFGTTANAGGTLHAFSGTLRLEGASVPIGTLGAMRFEGSHDIAVSEASAVAWSRDTDTLFSIGDEGLEMTELSKTGVKLGFMPFEQSGKRETRALDDPEGLCWLGGNRFVIADERRNLAVVVNYDPATKPDLAQVTPTSYPFGPYDSNTGLEGVTYDPINDSLWGVRESGPVEIYEMPGFTPVSQGGPVAVNQPLETRRIARSGVDQLSDIYAMALSRRFPEGNPRHSNFLMLARGRQRVIEVDRQGRVVGSLDLRFLGRLTTEGMTMDDAGNLYLVSEQVPGSFNAQLHVFSPAAAEPVWPATQVRNYGFLKDALVKAGAVPELAFQNADLNTALDAVAADGKADVLAHPGLYDLYTEDSIQDLRGTGVLLKVGEDGVNLRLPIQRSTTLGEGSWEDAGEMETTLPKQGDKAFYRLTLPQ; from the coding sequence ATGATCAAATCCCGCCCCTTGCCCGTCCTCCTTCTGATCCTGCTCCCCGCCGCGGCAGGCGCGGAGACGCTCGTCCAGTACGACTCCGTCAATGAAGACTACCAGCTCCGTCTCCAGGCCTCCGACTGGGCCGACGGGATCAACACGCCGAGCCTCTTCCAGTTCAGCCCGTCCGTGACCCGGCTCGGTGGCAAGACCGTTCTCTCCAGCGTCGGATGGGATACCACCATCAATCCGGCCAAATACATGGGATTCACACTCTCCGCAAAACCGGGATACCGTCTGTGCGTCGACGTGTTGAGAAACTTCACCACCGGCGGCGGCAGGCAGACCGCCAACGCGATGAGTTCGTTCGTCTGGGCCTACCGGATCGATGACAACAACGACGGCGTCTTCGAGAAGGACTGGACCTTTGGAAAGACCTACCTTCCTTCCGACGGTGAGGAGTTTTTCAAGGAAGGCGGCACCGCGATGAAAAACTGGTACCTCCCGAACAACGTCTCTACCAAGGGGACCATCCAGTTCGGGGTTTTCGGCACGACGGCGAATGCCGGGGGAACGCTGCACGCGTTCTCAGGCACCCTGAGGCTCGAAGGTGCCTCCGTCCCCATCGGGACGCTGGGAGCGATGCGCTTCGAGGGCAGCCACGACATTGCTGTTTCCGAGGCCTCCGCGGTGGCCTGGAGCCGGGATACCGACACCCTCTTCTCGATCGGAGACGAGGGCTTGGAAATGACGGAGCTCAGCAAGACCGGCGTAAAGCTCGGTTTCATGCCGTTCGAGCAGTCCGGAAAACGGGAAACCCGCGCCCTGGATGATCCGGAAGGCCTCTGCTGGCTCGGCGGAAACCGGTTCGTCATCGCCGACGAGCGCAGGAACCTCGCGGTGGTGGTCAACTACGACCCCGCCACCAAGCCGGACCTCGCCCAGGTCACGCCCACCAGCTATCCCTTCGGCCCCTACGACAGCAACACCGGCCTGGAAGGCGTCACTTATGACCCGATCAACGACTCGCTGTGGGGTGTCCGCGAAAGCGGCCCGGTGGAAATCTACGAGATGCCCGGCTTCACCCCGGTGAGCCAGGGCGGCCCCGTGGCGGTGAACCAACCGCTGGAAACCCGGAGAATCGCCCGCAGTGGCGTGGACCAGCTTTCCGATATCTATGCGATGGCGCTGAGCCGCCGCTTTCCGGAGGGAAATCCCCGCCACTCGAACTTCCTGATGCTGGCGAGGGGACGGCAACGGGTGATCGAAGTCGACCGCCAGGGCCGGGTCGTCGGCTCGCTGGACCTCCGCTTCCTGGGAAGGCTCACGACCGAAGGCATGACCATGGACGACGCCGGCAATCTCTACCTCGTCTCCGAACAGGTCCCCGGCTCGTTCAATGCCCAGCTCCACGTGTTCTCGCCCGCGGCGGCCGAACCCGTATGGCCGGCGACGCAGGTCCGGAACTATGGGTTCTTGAAGGACGCGCTGGTGAAGGCCGGAGCGGTTCCCGAACTCGCCTTCCAAAACGCGGACCTCAATACGGCGCTCGACGCGGTCGCGGCGGACGGCAAGGCCGACGTGCTGGCACATCCCGGCCTCTACGATCTCTACACCGAGGACAGCATCCAGGACCTCCGTGGAACCGGCGTGCTGCTCAAGGTGGGGGAAGACGGAGTGAACCTCAGGCTCCCCATCCAGCGTTCCACCACCCTCGGAGAAGGGTCCTGGGAAGACGCGGGAGAAATGGAAACCACCCTGCCAAAACAAGGCGACAAGGCATTCTATCGCCTGACCCTTCCGCAATAA
- a CDS encoding GAF domain-containing protein: MTLEEEWNLESVMATGHLDFRESRNPDLAGEARATLGLMQDLAKAPEVLFPKLTEFVLNCTMADSAGVSLLVEEEGKFVWPAVTGGLAPYIGGGTPMNFGPCGTVLDLDGPVLFIRPERHFTYLKPIEPPLEEVLLVPFHMDGKAVGTVWAVIHEPGKQFESEDRRLLQNLSAFAASAYRMLTESGGLATLLGNLPPPPPVRPMTNVDGKFRFLDK, translated from the coding sequence ATGACGCTGGAAGAGGAATGGAATCTGGAATCGGTGATGGCCACCGGGCACCTGGATTTCCGCGAATCCCGCAATCCGGATCTGGCCGGTGAGGCCCGGGCGACGCTCGGTCTCATGCAGGACCTAGCCAAGGCACCTGAAGTGCTTTTCCCGAAATTGACCGAATTCGTCCTCAACTGCACCATGGCGGACTCCGCCGGTGTCAGCCTGCTCGTCGAGGAAGAAGGGAAATTCGTCTGGCCCGCCGTCACCGGAGGACTCGCCCCCTACATCGGCGGCGGAACCCCGATGAACTTCGGCCCCTGCGGCACGGTGCTGGACCTCGACGGGCCGGTCCTTTTCATCCGTCCCGAGAGGCATTTCACCTACCTGAAGCCCATCGAGCCGCCCTTGGAAGAAGTGCTGCTCGTCCCGTTCCACATGGATGGCAAGGCCGTCGGCACCGTCTGGGCGGTGATCCACGAGCCGGGCAAACAGTTCGAGTCCGAGGACCGCCGGCTTCTCCAGAACCTCAGCGCCTTCGCCGCCAGCGCCTACCGCATGCTGACGGAAAGCGGCGGACTCGCCACCCTGCTGGGAAACCTGCCTCCGCCGCCCCCTGTGCGGCCCATGACGAATGTGGACGGCAAGTTCCGGTTTCTGGACAAGTGA
- the rnpA gene encoding ribonuclease P protein component, translating into MRLPRTCSMNQRDEFAKVKKTGQAKPGRFVILSTLEDTALDNIRTGFITTRRSGKAHDRVLLRRRFRALVQAHAPGFSEIRRYLVTIARPGAAQATFAELEEDWLRQARRLGLFPRSDKQP; encoded by the coding sequence ATGCGACTCCCGCGGACGTGCAGCATGAACCAACGCGACGAGTTCGCGAAGGTAAAGAAAACCGGTCAGGCCAAGCCTGGTCGGTTTGTCATTTTAAGCACATTGGAGGATACCGCGCTGGACAACATCCGCACCGGCTTCATCACCACCCGCCGCAGCGGAAAAGCCCACGACCGGGTGCTCCTCCGCCGCCGCTTCCGCGCCCTCGTCCAGGCCCACGCCCCGGGCTTCTCGGAAATCCGCCGCTACCTCGTCACCATCGCCCGTCCCGGCGCGGCGCAGGCCACCTTCGCCGAACTCGAGGAAGACTGGCTCCGCCAGGCGAGGCGGCTCGGCCTCTTCCCCCGCTCCGACAAACAACCGTGA
- the yidC gene encoding membrane protein insertase YidC, which yields MYDRKTWVALILCGGLVAANLYYSSQNSAEQARKEAIAKALAPPAPGPNDIITTDAGLSVETPPPPTEEENIILENDEVVFTLTNIGGGIKHAEFKNQKKVGSKTELVRINNNAAGPIGGLAGAGEILENIPFAYKEEESEKGRKAVYIAKLPSGLIAKKTFSLIEPETDPKDPSKKIVKPGAPYLLNYQLNLENRAANAVNLNQWSIFLGEAAPLYQSETPDQTGFFWHTDGDMHFKAGTGFKGGMLWGAAQSIIKSDSTSPVEYAGVTDQFFTTVIRPKEPAVANVWGKPGEIRLTTDAKALTTVRGGLPLPSATLAPTEQKTLDYLIFVGPKHNRMLRQMDSHAAWGTGWGDVMQYGWFGIVSRTLNFVLNTFHGWIDGIAKNWSWGLAVILLTIAVRIVIWPLHAKSTHTMKKMAKLQPEMAKIKEKYPDDPNKVNTETMGLYRKYGINPLGGCLPMFLQIPIFFGFFKMLQYAVELRGQGFLWVPDLSQPDTLLHISFLGNIPLNILPIVMAITSFLQIKMTPKTGDATQQKIMLFMPFMFFFFCYNFASALALYWTTQNIFSIGQTWLMNKVPEPELKVRTSGDKKSFVQRMAEKQAEMQKAQKAGGGGNMRDVTPADSKKKPRPPRTGG from the coding sequence ATGTACGATCGAAAAACTTGGGTAGCCCTCATCCTCTGCGGCGGCCTCGTCGCCGCGAACCTCTACTACAGTAGCCAGAATTCAGCCGAACAAGCCCGCAAGGAAGCCATCGCCAAGGCCCTCGCCCCACCGGCACCCGGCCCGAACGACATCATCACCACCGACGCCGGCCTCAGCGTCGAGACCCCGCCGCCACCGACCGAGGAGGAGAACATCATCCTCGAGAACGACGAGGTCGTCTTCACCCTCACCAACATCGGCGGCGGCATCAAGCACGCCGAGTTCAAGAACCAGAAGAAGGTCGGCAGCAAGACCGAGCTCGTCCGCATCAACAACAACGCCGCCGGTCCCATCGGCGGGCTCGCCGGTGCCGGTGAGATCCTTGAAAACATCCCCTTCGCCTACAAGGAGGAGGAATCCGAAAAAGGCAGAAAGGCCGTCTACATCGCCAAGCTGCCCTCCGGCCTCATCGCCAAGAAAACCTTCTCCCTCATCGAGCCGGAGACCGACCCGAAGGATCCTTCCAAAAAGATCGTCAAGCCCGGCGCCCCCTACCTGCTGAACTACCAGCTCAACCTCGAGAACCGCGCGGCGAACGCCGTCAACCTCAACCAGTGGAGCATCTTCCTCGGCGAGGCCGCCCCGCTCTACCAATCCGAGACGCCCGACCAGACCGGCTTCTTCTGGCACACCGATGGTGACATGCACTTCAAGGCAGGCACCGGCTTCAAGGGCGGCATGCTGTGGGGTGCGGCTCAATCCATCATCAAGAGCGACAGCACCTCGCCCGTGGAATACGCCGGGGTGACCGACCAGTTCTTCACCACCGTCATCCGTCCCAAGGAACCCGCCGTCGCCAACGTCTGGGGCAAGCCCGGCGAGATCCGGCTCACCACCGACGCCAAGGCCCTCACCACCGTCCGCGGCGGCCTTCCGCTCCCCTCCGCCACCCTGGCACCCACCGAGCAGAAGACGCTCGACTACCTCATCTTCGTCGGACCCAAGCACAACCGCATGCTCCGCCAGATGGACAGCCACGCCGCATGGGGCACCGGCTGGGGCGACGTCATGCAATACGGCTGGTTCGGCATCGTCTCCCGCACGCTGAACTTCGTCCTCAACACCTTCCACGGCTGGATCGACGGCATCGCGAAAAACTGGTCATGGGGCCTCGCCGTCATCCTCCTCACCATCGCCGTCCGCATCGTCATCTGGCCGCTCCACGCCAAGTCCACCCACACCATGAAAAAGATGGCCAAGCTCCAGCCGGAGATGGCCAAGATCAAGGAGAAGTACCCGGATGATCCGAACAAGGTCAACACCGAGACCATGGGCCTCTACCGGAAATACGGCATCAACCCGCTCGGCGGCTGCCTCCCCATGTTCCTCCAGATCCCGATCTTCTTCGGCTTCTTCAAGATGCTGCAATACGCCGTGGAACTCCGCGGCCAGGGCTTCCTCTGGGTGCCGGACCTTTCCCAGCCGGACACGCTCCTGCACATCAGCTTCCTTGGAAACATCCCGCTCAACATCCTGCCGATCGTCATGGCGATCACCAGCTTCCTGCAGATCAAGATGACGCCCAAGACCGGGGACGCCACCCAGCAGAAGATCATGCTCTTCATGCCCTTCATGTTCTTCTTCTTCTGCTACAACTTCGCCTCCGCCCTCGCCCTCTACTGGACCACGCAGAACATCTTCTCCATCGGCCAGACATGGCTCATGAACAAGGTCCCCGAGCCCGAGCTCAAGGTCCGCACCAGCGGCGACAAGAAATCCTTCGTCCAGCGCATGGCCGAAAAACAAGCCGAGATGCAGAAAGCCCAGAAAGCCGGCGGAGGCGGCAACATGCGCGACGTCACCCCGGCCGACAGCAAGAAAAAGCCACGTCCGCCCCGCACCGGCGGCTGA
- the yidD gene encoding membrane protein insertion efficiency factor YidD, whose amino-acid sequence MITRFLSFVIRFLIRFYQRILNPMLKAVSGPGMGCRYEPTCSNYFLQAVELHGPFLGSWYGICRIFRCHPWGGCGYDPVPSPRNAENTKHSCSSHGASQCSGHGPSPGHGGTHTH is encoded by the coding sequence GTGATCACGCGTTTCCTCAGCTTCGTGATCCGTTTCCTGATCCGTTTCTACCAACGGATCCTCAATCCGATGCTCAAGGCGGTCTCCGGTCCCGGCATGGGCTGCCGCTACGAACCCACCTGCTCGAACTATTTCCTCCAGGCCGTGGAACTCCACGGCCCGTTCCTCGGCTCGTGGTATGGAATTTGTCGGATTTTCCGCTGTCATCCATGGGGGGGCTGCGGTTATGACCCCGTCCCGTCACCCCGAAACGCGGAAAACACCAAACACTCCTGCTCCAGCCACGGCGCCAGCCAATGCTCCGGCCACGGCCCCAGCCCCGGCCACGGCGGGACGCACACTCACTAA
- a CDS encoding PSD1 and planctomycete cytochrome C domain-containing protein — MSLPSLAAAYGSEPDFDAARTVLETRCLECHTEDKAKGGLVLTNSEAMLKGGEGGFSVKPGSPDESPLLKRVRLAPEDDEHMPPKKSGPPLTAEEIGALEKWISAGVPWPVGEVMAPRAKTALPRWDAPPDPEIVSIEAFPKNVTLETAADFHRVIVIARMKDASTHDVTAQSKLTLGDTTLADLVGTALTPKKDGTTSLRIDYRGLAAEVPVTVKDAEKPRPVSFQLDVMPVLTAAGCSTGSCHGSARGQDGFHLSLYGFDPKGDHFRLTNEMAGRRINLAVPEESLLVTKASGAVPHTGGNLIKKDSAFYKTLVDWIRDGAEYDAGEIPQPTGIEVRPKQVVLTGQDVRIPFSVRATYSDGTDRDVTTLSTFSTSNDNSVSIGAREGIAASKNRGEAFLLARFHTFTEGSQAIVVPADLKYTRPEFPAANYIDSLVAEKLNKLRIVPSGLADDESFLRRVFLDIAGVPPTVAEREKFLADTRPEKRGLLVDELLGRKEFTEMWVMKWAELMQIRTFNNGDQQVSYKAALGYYQWLRERIAGNVPFNVLVKELLSAEGGTFSSPATNFFQIERDVLKLTENVAQVFMGTRIQCAQCHNHPFDRWTMDDYYSFASFFAQVKRKPAEDPRERVIYDEGGEIQNPVTKQNMTPKFLGGPKPELKDQSRRESVAGWLASPENPWFAKNVVNIVWAHFNGVGIVDPVDDVRVSNPPSNPELLDALAEKFVSYNYDFKKLVRDICTSRTYQLSTQTNETNVTDNRNFSHAMVRRVRAEVLLDCISQVTATPNKFKGLPLGARAVQIADGNTSNYFLTTFGRATRATVCSCEVKMEPNLSQALHLLNGDTTQQRIRQGKLVETMLNEKKTPQEIITTLYLTVLSRPPVDMEMEKLTAAVEEEKEPGGRKEVLEDVFWALLNSKEFIFNH; from the coding sequence ATGAGCTTGCCCAGTCTGGCGGCGGCTTATGGGAGCGAGCCGGATTTCGACGCGGCGCGCACGGTCCTGGAGACCCGCTGCCTGGAATGCCATACCGAGGACAAGGCGAAGGGAGGGCTGGTCCTGACGAACTCCGAAGCGATGCTGAAGGGCGGCGAAGGGGGATTTTCCGTGAAACCGGGCAGCCCGGACGAGTCTCCGCTGCTGAAGCGGGTGAGGCTCGCGCCGGAGGACGACGAGCACATGCCGCCGAAAAAAAGCGGCCCGCCGCTCACCGCGGAGGAGATCGGCGCGCTGGAGAAATGGATCTCCGCGGGCGTGCCGTGGCCGGTGGGCGAGGTGATGGCGCCGAGGGCGAAGACGGCGCTGCCACGCTGGGACGCGCCGCCGGATCCGGAGATCGTGTCCATCGAGGCGTTTCCGAAAAACGTGACGCTGGAGACCGCGGCGGATTTCCACCGGGTGATCGTGATCGCCCGAATGAAGGACGCCTCGACGCACGATGTCACCGCGCAGTCGAAGCTGACGCTCGGCGATACCACGCTGGCGGACCTGGTGGGCACCGCGCTCACGCCGAAGAAGGACGGCACCACGTCGCTGCGCATCGACTACCGGGGGCTGGCGGCGGAGGTGCCGGTGACGGTGAAGGACGCGGAGAAGCCGCGGCCGGTTTCTTTCCAGCTCGACGTGATGCCGGTGCTGACCGCCGCCGGGTGCAGCACCGGCTCGTGCCACGGGTCGGCGCGCGGGCAGGATGGCTTCCACCTTTCGCTGTATGGGTTCGATCCCAAGGGCGACCATTTCCGCCTGACCAACGAGATGGCCGGGCGGCGGATCAATCTGGCGGTGCCGGAGGAGTCGCTGCTGGTGACGAAGGCCAGCGGCGCGGTGCCCCACACGGGGGGGAACCTGATCAAGAAGGACAGCGCCTTTTACAAGACGCTGGTGGACTGGATCCGCGACGGGGCGGAGTACGACGCCGGGGAGATCCCACAGCCCACCGGCATCGAGGTGCGGCCGAAGCAGGTGGTGCTCACCGGGCAGGACGTGCGGATTCCTTTTTCCGTCCGGGCGACCTACTCGGACGGCACGGACCGGGATGTGACGACGCTTTCCACGTTCTCGACGTCGAACGACAACTCGGTATCGATCGGCGCGCGGGAGGGGATCGCGGCCTCGAAGAACCGTGGCGAGGCGTTCCTGCTGGCGCGTTTCCACACCTTCACCGAGGGATCGCAGGCCATCGTGGTGCCGGCGGATCTGAAGTACACGCGGCCGGAATTCCCGGCGGCGAACTACATCGACTCGCTGGTGGCGGAGAAGCTCAACAAGCTGCGCATCGTGCCGTCCGGACTGGCGGATGACGAGTCGTTCCTGCGCCGGGTGTTCCTCGACATCGCGGGCGTGCCGCCGACGGTGGCGGAGCGGGAGAAGTTCCTCGCTGACACCCGCCCTGAAAAGCGCGGGCTGCTGGTGGACGAGCTGCTGGGCCGCAAGGAATTCACCGAGATGTGGGTGATGAAGTGGGCGGAGCTGATGCAGATCCGCACCTTCAACAACGGCGACCAGCAGGTTTCCTACAAGGCGGCGCTGGGGTATTACCAGTGGCTGCGGGAACGCATCGCCGGGAACGTGCCGTTCAACGTGCTGGTGAAGGAGCTGCTCTCGGCGGAGGGCGGCACGTTCTCCAGCCCGGCGACGAATTTTTTCCAGATCGAGCGGGACGTGCTGAAGCTGACGGAAAACGTGGCGCAGGTCTTCATGGGCACGCGCATCCAGTGCGCGCAGTGCCACAACCACCCCTTCGACCGCTGGACGATGGATGATTACTACAGCTTCGCCTCGTTCTTCGCGCAGGTGAAGCGCAAGCCCGCCGAGGATCCGCGCGAGCGGGTGATCTACGACGAGGGCGGGGAGATCCAGAACCCGGTGACCAAGCAGAACATGACGCCGAAGTTCCTCGGCGGGCCGAAGCCGGAGCTCAAGGACCAGTCGCGCCGCGAGTCGGTGGCGGGGTGGCTGGCGTCGCCGGAGAACCCGTGGTTCGCGAAAAACGTGGTGAACATCGTGTGGGCGCATTTCAACGGCGTCGGCATCGTCGATCCGGTGGACGACGTGCGCGTTTCGAACCCGCCTTCAAACCCGGAGCTGCTGGACGCGCTGGCGGAGAAGTTCGTTTCCTACAACTATGACTTCAAGAAGCTGGTGCGCGACATCTGCACCTCGCGGACCTACCAGCTCTCGACCCAGACGAACGAGACGAACGTCACGGACAACCGGAATTTCTCGCACGCGATGGTCCGCCGGGTGCGGGCGGAGGTGCTGCTGGACTGCATCTCGCAGGTCACCGCCACGCCGAACAAGTTCAAGGGCCTGCCGCTGGGAGCGCGGGCGGTGCAGATCGCGGACGGGAACACATCGAACTATTTCCTGACGACCTTCGGCCGGGCGACGCGGGCCACGGTTTGTTCATGCGAGGTGAAGATGGAGCCGAACCTCTCCCAGGCCCTGCACCTGCTCAATGGCGACACCACCCAGCAGCGCATCCGCCAGGGGAAGCTGGTGGAGACGATGCTCAACGAGAAGAAGACGCCGCAGGAGATCATCACCACGCTCTACCTCACCGTGCTCAGCCGCCCGCCGGTGGACATGGAGATGGAAAAACTCACCGCCGCCGTGGAGGAGGAAAAGGAACCCGGCGGCCGGAAGGAGGTGCTGGAGGATGTCTTCTGGGCGCTGCTGAATTCGAAGGAGTTCATTTTCAATCATTGA
- a CDS encoding FHA domain-containing protein, with protein MPRVTITVPEKNAQPYRFQLDREVVSLGRGAENDIAIDSGSVSVNHAEMRRIKGGYELVDVGSTNGIKLDGHRYETIPLSNDASITIGDVAFGFLLTDEELAVLARESSSLPPIPREEEVNLPSKPKPKAPAYQPQKARSGSGGGAMFIFFLLALAAFFAGMMVRYQKETGGGNLIEAIQVHHAAKPGAAPATPAPAPAPATPAAPAPAAPAAPAPAPAPVEPAPAAPAAEAPAPEAPAPAPAPEN; from the coding sequence ATGCCTCGCGTCACGATCACCGTTCCTGAGAAAAATGCCCAGCCATACCGTTTCCAACTCGACCGCGAGGTGGTTTCCCTGGGCCGTGGCGCGGAGAACGACATCGCCATCGACTCCGGTTCCGTCTCCGTGAACCACGCCGAAATGCGCCGCATCAAGGGCGGCTACGAACTCGTCGACGTCGGCTCCACCAACGGCATCAAGCTGGACGGCCACCGCTACGAGACCATCCCCCTCAGCAACGACGCCTCCATCACCATCGGGGACGTGGCGTTCGGTTTCCTTCTCACCGACGAGGAGCTTGCCGTTCTCGCCCGGGAAAGCTCCTCCCTTCCGCCCATCCCGCGCGAGGAGGAAGTCAACCTGCCCTCCAAGCCGAAGCCAAAAGCCCCCGCCTACCAACCCCAGAAAGCCCGCAGCGGCAGTGGTGGCGGTGCCATGTTCATCTTCTTCCTTCTCGCCCTCGCCGCCTTCTTCGCCGGCATGATGGTCCGCTACCAGAAGGAAACCGGCGGCGGCAACCTCATCGAAGCCATCCAGGTCCACCACGCCGCGAAACCCGGCGCGGCACCCGCAACACCTGCGCCAGCACCCGCTCCGGCCACACCTGCGGCACCTGCACCTGCGGCACCCGCAGCACCTGCGCCAGCACCCGCTCCTGTCGAACCAGCTCCCGCAGCACCCGCAGCGGAAGCCCCCGCACCGGAAGCACCGGCCCCCGCTCCAGCACCGGAGAACTGA